The nucleotide sequence GCCAGTGGCGGTAGGCGGGCGGCAGGTCGCTCATGTCGAGGTGTCGTAGACCGTTGGGGTGATGACGGCGCGCAGCGGGCGGTCCTCGGCGTAGGCGACGAGGTTTTCGACGGCGAAGGCACCGGCGTCGCAGCGGCGGTCCGTTGTCGGGCCGGCGATGTGCGGGGTGAGCGACACGTTGCGCAGGCCGCGGAAGGGCGAGTCGGCGGGCAGCGGCTCGACCCCGTAGACATCAAGGCCGACCATGATCCGGCCTTCCTGCGCGACCCGCAGCAGCGCGGCCTCGTCGACGACGGCGCCGCGGCCGACGTTGACGAACACGCCGCCGGGCCGGATGAGTCGGAGGTGTTTTTCCTGCACAAGGCCAGCGGTGGAGGGATTGAGCGGGGCGAGCTCGACGATGATGTCGTTCTCCGCGAACAAGGACTCGAGGGAGGCGGCGCGGCGGATGCCGTGGGCGGCCTCGACCTCCGGGGTCACGTCAGGGGCGAAGCTGGTAATCGTGACATGAAACGGACGCAGCAGCTGAACGAGCTCGCGGGCGATCTGGCCGTAGCCATGTAAACCGATGCGGCGACCGAAGAGCGAGGCGGTTTCGGTGCCGCCGTTTTTCCAGGCGCCTTCCGTATGCATGGCGATGGTCCAGTGCGGCGCGCGGCGGAGGCAGGCCAGGATGTGGAACAGGGCCCATTCGGCGACGACGCGGCTGATGGAGCCGCCCCAGTTGGTGACGACTAGGCCGGCCTCCAGCTGGTCGCGGCGGACGAGCCGGCGGACGGAACCGCAGAGGTAGCAGACATAACGGAGGCGGGGCGGGAGGACGGGAGGCAGGGGCGGGGTTTTCCAGCAGGCCAGCAACACCTCGGGATCCGCGGCGGCGAGGGCGGAGGCAAAATCCGCAGCGCTTTGTCCGGTCGGATCCCAGACGGTAAAGCGCGGCGTGACAGCCCGGGCCTGGCCGAGCAACGGCTCGGGGAGGAAATCACGGAGCTCCTCGGCGGTCAGCGAGGCAAGGATGGCGACGGGGCGCGGCATGGGAGAATGGGTCGGGGCGGGGGGAGAGGGTCAGGCGACCGGTTGGCCCGGGGCGGGGGCGTCCGGCGGGTAGCATTCCAGGATCGAGGCGACGGGCCCGGGGGTGATGGCCAGCGGGCCGAGGCCGGCGGGCGCGAAAAACTTGTCGTAGAGTCCGAGGTGGTGCGTCTCGCCGCCGACCTGGACGGTGCAGGCGCCGGCCGTGACAATGCCGATGTGTGCGGCGGGTTCGATCTTGGTGGCCGGGCCGCGGTAGTGCGAATGGCGCATCCGGAAGCAGGGCGTGCGTTCGGGCCCGATGAGGTCATCCTGATGCGAGTCCGGCCCGAGGGCGCGGCGCCGGCGCGGGGGACAGACGGCCTCGGTCTGAACGCGGTGGAGCGGCCAGGGGGCGGGGTCGAAGACATCGAGGCAGAAGTCGAGTCCGCGGCCCATGAAGCGCGCGGACTCCGGCAGCACGTAGCCGCCGCGCTCGAACTCGAAACGGACGACGAGGTCGCTGGGTTCCTGGACTTCGACGAGCAGGATGCCTTCGCCCAAGGCGTGGGGCACGCCGCCGGGCACGAGAAAGGTGTCGCCGGGCTGAACCGGAATCCGGTCGAAGCAGGCCTCGAGGGCAGCGAGGTCCTGGGTCTCGATCAGGCGGCGGAGTGTCGCCCGGCCGGGGGGGCGCTGGAAGCCGAGATAAATATAGGGGGCCGCGACCTCCGGACGGGTGGCGAGGACGTGATAGGCCTCGGTCTTGCCCGAGGGTGAATTCAGGAAGCGGCGGGCGAAGGCGGCGGTCGGGTGGACCTGAAAGTGCAAGCGGATCGACGGGTCCAGCAGCTTGACCAGCAGGTGGGGCGAGGCGCCGTGGGCCGCCGCATGGTCGGCCCCGAGGAAATAGGCGGGGTCGGTGGCGAGCAGGGGGGCGAAATCGTGGAGCTCACCGCCCACGCGCACCGTCGAGCGGCCCTCAGGAATGGCTTCGCGACCGGGATTGACGGCGCGGGTGGTGGAGGCGACCCAGTCCTCGGGAAAGTGGCTGTCCGCGGGGGCGGCGGCCGCGGCGAGCCGGTCGAGGTTTTGCCCGCCCTGGTAGGTGCGCCAGACGCGGTTGGGGGGGAGGAGGACGAGTTTACCGCGGGGGTCCATGGAGGTTCAGATGACGGCGCTGAGGCCGCCGTCGACGGTGAGGATCTGGCCGTTGATGAAATCGGCGGCGGGCGAGGCGAGAAAGACACAGGCGCCGGTGAGGTCGTCAGCGCAGCCCCAGCGGCCGGCGGGGGTGCGGCCCTTGATCCAGGCGTCGAATTTCGGATCACCCGCGAGCGGGGCGGTGAGCTCGGTGAGGATATAGCCGGGGGCGAGGCCGTTGACCTGGATGTTATGCTGCGCCCACTCGGCGCACATGGCGCGCGTGAGCATCTTGAGGCCGCCCTTGGCGGCGGCGTAGTTGCCAGTCGTGGGCCGCGCGAGGTCGCTCATCAGCGAGCAGATGTTGATGATCTTGCCGCGGCGGCGGGCGATCATGCCCGGGGCGACGGCGCGGGTGACGAGGAAGGCGGAGGTGAGGTTGGTCTGGAGCACGGCGTGCCAGTCGGCCAGGGGCATGGACTCGAGCGGACCGCGGCGTTGGATGCCGGTGTTGTTGACGAGGATGTCGACGGCGCCGAGGCCGGCAGCCGCGGCCTGCACGGCGGATTCATCGGTGACGTCGAAGGCGGCGACCT is from Lacunisphaera limnophila and encodes:
- a CDS encoding NAD(P)-dependent oxidoreductase gives rise to the protein MPRPVAILASLTAEELRDFLPEPLLGQARAVTPRFTVWDPTGQSAADFASALAAADPEVLLACWKTPPLPPVLPPRLRYVCYLCGSVRRLVRRDQLEAGLVVTNWGGSISRVVAEWALFHILACLRRAPHWTIAMHTEGAWKNGGTETASLFGRRIGLHGYGQIARELVQLLRPFHVTITSFAPDVTPEVEAAHGIRRAASLESLFAENDIIVELAPLNPSTAGLVQEKHLRLIRPGGVFVNVGRGAVVDEAALLRVAQEGRIMVGLDVYGVEPLPADSPFRGLRNVSLTPHIAGPTTDRRCDAGAFAVENLVAYAEDRPLRAVITPTVYDTST
- a CDS encoding class I mannose-6-phosphate isomerase, which produces MDPRGKLVLLPPNRVWRTYQGGQNLDRLAAAAAPADSHFPEDWVASTTRAVNPGREAIPEGRSTVRVGGELHDFAPLLATDPAYFLGADHAAAHGASPHLLVKLLDPSIRLHFQVHPTAAFARRFLNSPSGKTEAYHVLATRPEVAAPYIYLGFQRPPGRATLRRLIETQDLAALEACFDRIPVQPGDTFLVPGGVPHALGEGILLVEVQEPSDLVVRFEFERGGYVLPESARFMGRGLDFCLDVFDPAPWPLHRVQTEAVCPPRRRRALGPDSHQDDLIGPERTPCFRMRHSHYRGPATKIEPAAHIGIVTAGACTVQVGGETHHLGLYDKFFAPAGLGPLAITPGPVASILECYPPDAPAPGQPVA
- a CDS encoding SDR family oxidoreductase, which gives rise to MNAPSFSLAGRRALVTGSSQGIGLALAQALAAAGAQVVLNGRDPARLATAATGLRAAGHAAIEVAAFDVTDESAVQAAAAGLGAVDILVNNTGIQRRGPLESMPLADWHAVLQTNLTSAFLVTRAVAPGMIARRRGKIINICSLMSDLARPTTGNYAAAKGGLKMLTRAMCAEWAQHNIQVNGLAPGYILTELTAPLAGDPKFDAWIKGRTPAGRWGCADDLTGACVFLASPAADFINGQILTVDGGLSAVI